The nucleotide window ATGTTCCAATAAGACTCAAAGAGAATTGAAAGCGGGGCGCGAGCCGGCGGGAAATCCGCCCCCGCGGGGGTTCCAATAAGACTCAAAGAGAATTGAAAGCTGGATCTCTCTGAATTCTTCTGGATCACTAGTAACCTGTTCCAATAAGACTCAAAGAGAATTGAAAGGGATTTTCTGGAGTACTTTTGGAGTTCCTGGATCGTGTTCCAATAAGACTCAAAGAGAATTGAAAGCTCTGCCTTCACTTCCACCACCCCCAAGCCTTCTTCGTTCCAATAAGACTCAAAGAGAATTGAAAGGATGACGGCAACAACCTCGCCCGCCCTGTTCTTCGGGTTCCAATAAGACTCAAAGAGAATTGAAAGTGCTGGAATGTGGGGCGTCGGCGGTAGGATCAAGTGGGTTCCAATAAGACTCAAAGAGAATTGAAAGTTGACGAGATCATCGACGGTCTCGAGAAGGGGGAGGCTGTTCCAATAAGACTCAAAGAGAATTGAAAGCGGAACCAGGCGAGGAGGGCCTGCTTCTTTGGGCTCCACGCCGTTCCAATAAGACTCAAAGAGAATTGAAAGGGGGAGGCGAGAAGGCTAGGTTTCTTCATAGCATCAGGTTCCAATAAGACTCAAAGAGAATTGAAAGCCGCCCTCCCTCGTCCTCATCTCAACCGCCCCACTGCGTTCCAATAAGACTCAAAGAGAATTGAAAGTTGATAATCTCTGGATCCTCGAAGCCGGCCTTGAGCAGTTCCAATAAGACTCAAAGAGAATTGAAAGACTCTCTCCCAAAGTAACAACTGCCAGCGCTGGTCTCTGTTCCAATAAGACTCAAAGAGAATTGAAAGCATTCAAGGGAATTGGATTTACTGGCTTGTAGCGAAGTTCCAATAAGACTCAAAGAGAATTGAAAGCTGTAAAGAAAGTTGACAGTTTCTTGACCTCTTCCCATGTTCCAATAAGACTCAAAGAGAATTGAAAGCCTTTTTAGCAGTTCATCTGCGAGCCGAAACAGAGCCTGTTCCAATAAGACTCAAAGAGAATTGAAAGGGCAAAAAAGCTTGGAGAAGCTAGGCCTTTACGGACTGGTTCCAATAAGACTCAAAGAGAATTGAAAGTATGGATACTGTAGGTACACTCGATACGTCAGCGCAAGTTCCAATAAGACTCAAAGAGAATTGAAAGGGAGCCCCAGAGGAGTGTTCCGGGCCCGGGGGAGTCCCCGTTCCAATAAGACTCAAAGAGAATTGAAAGCGTCGTCTTCGTAGATGTCTATTATCTCTACCTCCGTTCCAATAAGACTCAAAGAGAATTGAAAGTCACTTGTTCTAACTGCTGGTAAAGCTCTTTTAGTTGCGTTCCAATAAGACTCAAAGAGAATTGAAAGTTTCGGGGGTTCGGGGCCTGAGCCGGCGGGGAATCCGGTTCCAATAAGACTCAAAGAGAATTGAAAGTGATGTAGTTAGCGAGATCCTCCTGGAGTCCATTCCTAGGGTTCCAATAAGACTCAAAGAGAATTGAAAGGACCCCGGAATGCCTACGAATTCAGTTAACAACTCAAGTTCCAATAAGACTCAAAGAGAATTGAAAGGGAAAGGCTTCCACGTTGAGTTGCCCCGCTCGTCCCTGTTCCAATAAGACTCTAAGAGAATTGAAAGTTTACCCTAATTGCGGCCGTGATCATTGCAATCCTCTGATTGTTTTTGTTATTATTTTTGTTACTCGTTGGTTTGGTTGGGTTATTATTTTGGCTATCCGTCTGATCGATCATGGTAATTACGAGTTCTACCCGCGGTGCTAAGTGGGAGAAAAGCATTCGTACGAACGCACGATACCCATGCACTTCACCCTTGAAGGGCGGGTGTGGAAAATCGTGTCGAGAGTTAGGACGCGGGCCGGCAAAATTTTCAAGACCCGCATGCTGACTAATGTCATAACAAACCAGCCTAGGAATTACTACTTGGATTCGTTAACCGGGGAGTGTTAAGATTTCACCCTCCCTCACGATTTTTTTCTTGAATTTTTCTAGTGCGCGCAAAATAAGAAAATAAAAAAATATACTGCGTTCCACTTCAACACTTTGCGTAAAAAACTAACGCAAACTATCAGAGCAATACTAAAATGGAAAAGAAAAAGAAAAAAATATGTAGCTACGTCGAGAACAAGTAATTTTTTGAAAACAGACGAAGATAAGTTAAAAGTGGACGTTAAGTTTTTACTTTTTCTTTGAAAGCTGTGTCATTTACGGTGAGGCGGAGTTCAGTGTTCGGAGGATTTCAATGGCTTTTTTTTGTCTCTGGTTTAAGTGAGACTTTAACCTTGTCCCACTCCCAGGGATTCTTGCCTCTCCACACTGCCTTAACTTCTCCAATTCCGGAAACGTTTACTTTTCCAAAAACAATGGCTGAGGCGAATATAAAGTCTCTGACGTTCTCCCACGTTACATATTCCTTTATTTCTCCAAATCCCACATAGATGGGCTCAATATTTCTGAGGTGTTTCAGGTTTGCAAAGAAGTTCTTGTCTGAAGTGAAGACTATCAATTCGCCTTCGTTTTTCCTTAAAAATTCTACAAAGCTCTCAAGGATAACATCATCGCCTGTACCTTCTCTTGTTGGTTCGATGAGAATGGCGTTCCTTTCGTTGAGGAGCTTGAGTTGTAGTTGTCCGAGTTTGAAGAGCCTGTCCTTGGGTGATGGCTGGTTCCAGTAATCGCTATCAAGAACGTACTCGTCGAAAAATCTGCCATCCCTTAGAATTTTCGCTTTTTCTTTGGTTAATTCGGTTTCAACGATTCTTGAAATGGCAAGGTTAAGGGAGTACGCTTTGTCTTTCTGCCTGTCGAGGAACTCGAGAAACCTTCGTGGAATACCGAAAATTAGGGAATTTGTGTCAAATGTTATGTACCTAGTTTCCTTTTCCTTGATTTTGTTCAAAAGCCAGCGGTATAGTTCTTCTTCATTCATCCACTTCTCACCGTCAAGTGTTGCCTTGAGCTCTCTGATTCCAGAAGCGTTCAGGACACTGCTGAATAATCCATAGTCGCCAACGTAGCTTGGCAGGCTTAAGTTTTTAACTACTGAAACTTTTGCGAGATTTTCATTTTCTCTGAGCGAGATTGTGGCAATATCTTTTCCAGAAACTTTAATCTTGAGTAGTTCTCTGCCGAGTAGAAACTCCTGGTTGATTACAGCCATAAGTTCTTCTCTCGTTATCTTTATCTCCTCTTTTTCTCCTTCAAGCCTTAAGGGTTCTTTTGTTCTTTCTTTTCCGCTCAGCTCGCTCTTCATTTCCAATAGCTCTTGGATAGAGAAGGGGATTAGGTAGAGGGGGAGGTTTATGTAGCTTAAGTCTCTCAGGTGGAGGTAGTAAATCTTATCAGCTTTAAACTTTCCGCCTTCAACGCCTTCGATTCCTGCGTACATTGAAAATGCGCTCATGAACTTTCTTCCTGGCGTCATGTCTATTGCGATTTCGTTGCCCTCGAGCTTTTCTCTCTTTATTATTTCTGCCAGTGTCTTTGTGAATGTTCTAAAATCTTCTTCGTCAACCTTGTGAGTGTCGTCAATCGCTATTGTTCTTCCATAAGCCTTTGCAAGCGCTTCAATGTAACTCTTAATTTTTTCCATGTTTCTTTTCACTTTGTCGTTCCAGAGGAGGTAAATCTTGTCTGGGTAGTAGGAGTCTCTGGCGATTGCCATCCAGAGAGAGTTGAATACGGCAAAGGGAGATGTACCAACAGTGGTAATCCATACTCTCATGGCAAAGCCTCCTTTAGTAATTTGAGTATTTCATGAGATCTTTTCTCAATAACATTCACTTTGGGTCGGTCTTTTTTCTCCTTCATCCCAGCGTGGGCTATCGCATTCCTGATTTCGTAAACTTTGAGCCAAACCTTGGCAAGTTTAGCTATTTTTTCATTCTTTTCAAGCTTCTCTACCCATTCCGTTTTTTCAATTCCATTCGTGTTCCCTCTAATCTTCGCTGAGAACCAGCCTATTGTTTTTTCTGCTTTAATTCTAACATCTTTGCTCAGCCACTTCTTTTCACCAGCTAAGAAAATCACAGCGTTGATAATCCATTCCCTCATAAGTTCTAGGGCATTTGCCGTCATGCCTTTTTCAAGTAGGTATTCAATTATTCCGAGTTGCTTTTCTAAACTTTCCTTGCCAAATTCCTTGCACCCGAATTCAGTTAGGCGTTCAATCTCGTTAAGCGTGTACCTTATCGGTGGAAGGAATTCAATTGCCTCAGCTTTGAACTCTTCATAACCTTTCTTGGCTTTTGCTGATAGTTCCATGAATTCTGGAATTTGATTTAGCTGGAGGTTCTTGAGTAGGATAAGGATTAGATCAGCATAGCCCGACAAAGTTTTTGGTTTCTTTGGAGCGTTGGTTTTGTAAAACCTTGCGTTCATGTTTTTGATTGAATTGTAAATGCCCTCCCCTCTGCCATACTTTTTCAGATCTCTCACTCCATAGAGCCAATCAGCTAAGTCGAGGATTCCACTGAGGTCAAAGATTGGTGCACCTTTTTCAGTCTTTGCCTCAAAGGCTCCATAGTAGATTCCCACAATCTTGACGTTTTTGACCTCTTGGAGGTAAAGTATGATGGGGAATGACATGAAGGGTATGTGTCTGAAGGCGTGAGTTATGTCGAGAATTATTTCATCATTGTAATCAACGCTGTCAACGATTTTCTCAAACAGGCTCCAGATGTCTTCTTGAGTTTTTGGCGTTTCTATCTCAACGAATTGAACGTTTTCTATTCTCTCTCTTAGCTTTTCCCCATGCTTTTTGTAAGCTTCTTTTGTCGCGAAGATTATGACCTCGGAGGGCTGAAATATTTTTGTCAATGCTTCTTGAATGTATTCTGTCCTCACAGTTTTATCCTCATAGAAATATATAGTTTCTTTGTATTCGCTAGATCCGATAAAGCTCAACAACTTCACTACACACCACCATGTATTGTAATATCCTTCCGGGACTTAAAGTTTTCTTTTGCAAAGAGGTGCTTTTTTGAAGGATAATGGCATGACCCACACCGCAAAATAACATTTCAGAAACTCATAGTTGAATGTAGGGTTTCCTTATAAAAGGCTTCTTTTAGTATATGAGCATGCGAAATATTTTTATCAACAACTTTGCATAGACAATACTAGGGATCCGCGATGAAGTATCTTATCGTCATGACTCAGGATGGTGAATTGGAGAGTAATTCCTTGATTTTCCTGGAGAACTAATTAAAAGCGACTCTAAACTCGCTGAGCTCATGAGGAGATTGAATAATGTCGAAAACGTTTTGTGAGGTGTTGGTATGTATGAGGCAACATTTGAGCTTGAAGCAATAACGCCTGTTTTCATGAGGGGAGCTTATCAAAGCAAAGCCGAATTCAGGGCACCATCAATCAAAGGTGTGATGAGGTGGTGGTTCAGGGCTCTGGCTGGAAACTACTTTGGAAACGACATTGCCGGGCTTAGGGAGGCTGAAGGGAGAATCTTCGGCTCTGCAGGTAGTGGAGGGGCAAGGAGGAGCAGAGTTGGGGTAGTTGTGGAATCCCTCTCGAAGCCCAAAAATATCTTTTTCAAGCCCCCCAAGGTCTTTGACAGGGAGTCGTGGGTGAGCGACCTTCCGTATCTTTTTTTCTCCATAAAAATGACAGCTAAGAGCATACGGAATTCCCTGTTCTACCCGCCCGGTTCAGTCTTTAGGGTCTCCATCTCCTCACGAGATCGTTCCTCTTATGTGGCCTCCCTAGCTTCCCTATGGGCGGCAGTTGTCCTCGGGGGTTTTGGCTTTCGCTCAAGGAGAGGTGCGGGAAGTCTCTGGTTCAAGGGCAGGGTGAAGGAGTTCGAGAATATCGGACTTCCAACCATCATTGACTCGCCAAAAGCTCTCAGAAATGGAATAAAACGAGCCATAACTCTCATAGGCTCAGCTTTCGGAAAGGAACAGGAGGTAATACTTAGTCCTCTCAGCTATCCTGTTCTCAATGAAAAAACAAGTTATGTTGCCCTGATTGAGTTTGATGATCCGAAAAATGCCCTAAGGCAGTTTCAAAGGGTTTACTCGGGCTTCAGAAGAAAGCCCGGGAACAAGATTCACAGGATTGTCTTCGGTCTTCCGATCGTCAAAGGCAACCTTGGAAGGATTAGGTGGGCCGCCAAGAAGTCGAGGAGGGCATCTCCCATGATGGTCAGCGTTAAGCCAATCGAAACCGGATATGCATTAGTGATAGTGAAGTTCCGAACGGAGCCATTCTACATGGTCACCAGGCGGGAGGAAAGGAACACTCAAGAAATTATAAACAGTGTTGTGGACTGGAGCCTCTTGAAAGAGTTTGATGAGAAATTTCAGGAGAAACCCGCTTACGGCTCACTGGAGGTGTTCCAATGAGGTCCGAGTACCTTAATGCTCTTCTTGAGGCATATCTTGAAATCAACCCCTCAGAGATACTCTCCGGACAAGTGCCGGATGAATGGAAAGCTCTCTCAAGCTTTCCCCTTGAGGGTGAGCCAACGAAGGTAGTGCTCAAACACCCCATAAGCTCGAAAGAGAAGGAGTTGACTGAAACCACCCACATCCTTGCCGAAGGAAAAACGGACATAATCAAGAAAATAGTGAGTGACTTTAGTCTTTCAGCTCAAAGCATTGAGGAGTTTGCCAGGTTCTGGAATGAACTTCCTGAGAAACTCCAGGAATTTTACAGAGGTAGGATTGAGAACCTAAAGAAGGAAGGAAAACTCGATGCCAGCATTGATTCCGACACCCTTGCCCAAGAGCTTGTTCACTTCCCCGCTGATCCCCTTATGCCAGACCACGACTGGCTGAGCAGGCTCGACATCTATGCAACCATAAAAGCTGCTGAAAAGACGGGAGCAAAGCTGTATCTTCTCCGCTTTAAAATATCCCCAGTTCAGGGATTCATAGGCAACGCAAGAACGGAAAGAGATCTCTGGGCTGGAAGCCACATGCTGGGCTACTTGACGTATCAGGCAATCAGCGAAATATGGCATGAATACGGTCCTCAGGCTGTAATATTTCCTCATCTCCGTGGTCAGCCATTCTTTGAGTTTGAAATTGGGCTGTTGGAGGACAAGGATGAGCTGGAGATAGCCAACATACCCAATAAGGTGCTTGCCATTATCCCGGTCTGGGAAGGAGAAAGTCTTGAAGAGCTTAAGGGAAGAATTGAGAGTAGAATAATCCGGGAGCTCAAAGGTATTTTTAATGCAGCATGGGATTTCTATGAGATCAACTTCGAAAAGAAAAATATCTACGAAAAGACAGTAGAGAAATACTTCACAATTACAATTGAACTGATTCCGTTTGAGGAAGTAAAACCAGTCTTTGGAAAGCTCCTTAAGGATTATCTAACGACATTAGGGCAAAAAGCCTCCATGAGCACCTATTACTCTGAGCTATTCACGATACTCGACCAGCTGACCGACTTCCGCTCAAGAGAATTTGAAAAAGTAAAGCAACCGGAAGGGTTCAAGTGCATCCTCTGCGGAGAACACGTTGCAATAGGCGGAGATGTTCTCGAGTATTCCGAACTTAGGATGAAATGGGAAGATTTGAGAAAAAATCTGAATTCAAGAGGCATCTATGATATTAAATCCGGGGAACGCCTTTGTCCGCTTTGTCTGGCAAAGCGCTTCTATCCAAGATTTTATGCCTTGTGGAAGGCAGAAGATGTAAAAAGCGCTTGCGACGAGCAGTTGGGGAGAAAAGCCAAAGAATACTTTGAAGATAAAATTTTGAACGTCAAGAGCTTTGAATCCGTGAGTGAGGTTGCTATGAAAAAACTTACGAGGAAAGCCGTTAAGCTGTGGAGGGAAAGCAAGCTTTATGTAAGTGACGGCTCTTTAAAACGTCCCATCACATGGTATGATATCTTCATAGATCTTCTTGAACCCACCCGTTCCGAATACGGCGGAGCCGTTTTAAAACCTGAAGGGACGTCTGCAGATTCCTTCCTAGAAACCCTTATGAAGCTTAGAACCGCAGTTCTCCCTCTATTCAAGAAACTTTCGCCAAACATCGAAGTTCTCTACAAAGAAAACTTGAGAACCTTGGATTCCCTAGCAAAGATTTACGGGCTGAACTCCAATGAGCTGATGGAGAGGGGCATAGATGACGAGGTAAGAACAAATATCCTAGAGGCAATCCGGAATCTTGAAGAGTCAATTGGTGAACCTCCGAAATATTATGCACTCCTAAAGATGGATGGCGATAATATGGGCAAGGTTATCAGCGGGACTAAAGCTGTAAAACCGCTAAAGGAATACTCACTCACCGGAGACGCTCCGGATGTTCACAGACCAATAACTCCAACCGCCCACATAGCCATAACCCGCTCACTCTCAAAGTTTGCCGTTGAGAAAGTTCCCAAGCTATCTAAGGAACATCATGCTGAGCTTATTTATGCAGGAGGAGATGATGTTTTTGCCCTCGTACCAACTGACCAAGCCATTCCGCTTGCATACGAGCTTCAAAAAGAATTCAGAAAAGACTGGGAAGGATTTGATTACCTCCAGGGAAGCACGAGAAGCATGAGTGCCGGAATCTTGGCAATTTATTACAAGGAGCCTCTTTACAGTGCTATTAGGAAGGTCAATGAGCTTGAGCACTTGGCAAAGGAGAGCGGAAGAAATGCCTTGGCAATAGGCTACCTCACACACAGCGGAAACTACTATGTGGTAATCGTGAACTGGAGGATTTTCGGTAATGATGTAGTTTATGACCTATTGAGGTCATTTACTAATGAAAGAGAAAACATGAAGGAAAAGATAAGCACTCGCTTCCTTTATGAGATTCTCAACGGTGTTGATAAATGGCCCAATGAACCCGATGCCATCATTCAGCTTCTCCGCTATGAGCTAATGAGACAT belongs to Pyrococcus yayanosii CH1 and includes:
- the csx2 gene encoding TIGR02221 family CRISPR-associated protein; this encodes MKLLSFIGSSEYKETIYFYEDKTVRTEYIQEALTKIFQPSEVIIFATKEAYKKHGEKLRERIENVQFVEIETPKTQEDIWSLFEKIVDSVDYNDEIILDITHAFRHIPFMSFPIILYLQEVKNVKIVGIYYGAFEAKTEKGAPIFDLSGILDLADWLYGVRDLKKYGRGEGIYNSIKNMNARFYKTNAPKKPKTLSGYADLILILLKNLQLNQIPEFMELSAKAKKGYEEFKAEAIEFLPPIRYTLNEIERLTEFGCKEFGKESLEKQLGIIEYLLEKGMTANALELMREWIINAVIFLAGEKKWLSKDVRIKAEKTIGWFSAKIRGNTNGIEKTEWVEKLEKNEKIAKLAKVWLKVYEIRNAIAHAGMKEKKDRPKVNVIEKRSHEILKLLKEALP
- the cmr1 gene encoding type III-B CRISPR module RAMP protein Cmr1, whose amino-acid sequence is MYEATFELEAITPVFMRGAYQSKAEFRAPSIKGVMRWWFRALAGNYFGNDIAGLREAEGRIFGSAGSGGARRSRVGVVVESLSKPKNIFFKPPKVFDRESWVSDLPYLFFSIKMTAKSIRNSLFYPPGSVFRVSISSRDRSSYVASLASLWAAVVLGGFGFRSRRGAGSLWFKGRVKEFENIGLPTIIDSPKALRNGIKRAITLIGSAFGKEQEVILSPLSYPVLNEKTSYVALIEFDDPKNALRQFQRVYSGFRRKPGNKIHRIVFGLPIVKGNLGRIRWAAKKSRRASPMMVSVKPIETGYALVIVKFRTEPFYMVTRREERNTQEIINSVVDWSLLKEFDEKFQEKPAYGSLEVFQ
- the cas10 gene encoding type III-B CRISPR-associated protein Cas10/Cmr2; translated protein: MRSEYLNALLEAYLEINPSEILSGQVPDEWKALSSFPLEGEPTKVVLKHPISSKEKELTETTHILAEGKTDIIKKIVSDFSLSAQSIEEFARFWNELPEKLQEFYRGRIENLKKEGKLDASIDSDTLAQELVHFPADPLMPDHDWLSRLDIYATIKAAEKTGAKLYLLRFKISPVQGFIGNARTERDLWAGSHMLGYLTYQAISEIWHEYGPQAVIFPHLRGQPFFEFEIGLLEDKDELEIANIPNKVLAIIPVWEGESLEELKGRIESRIIRELKGIFNAAWDFYEINFEKKNIYEKTVEKYFTITIELIPFEEVKPVFGKLLKDYLTTLGQKASMSTYYSELFTILDQLTDFRSREFEKVKQPEGFKCILCGEHVAIGGDVLEYSELRMKWEDLRKNLNSRGIYDIKSGERLCPLCLAKRFYPRFYALWKAEDVKSACDEQLGRKAKEYFEDKILNVKSFESVSEVAMKKLTRKAVKLWRESKLYVSDGSLKRPITWYDIFIDLLEPTRSEYGGAVLKPEGTSADSFLETLMKLRTAVLPLFKKLSPNIEVLYKENLRTLDSLAKIYGLNSNELMERGIDDEVRTNILEAIRNLEESIGEPPKYYALLKMDGDNMGKVISGTKAVKPLKEYSLTGDAPDVHRPITPTAHIAITRSLSKFAVEKVPKLSKEHHAELIYAGGDDVFALVPTDQAIPLAYELQKEFRKDWEGFDYLQGSTRSMSAGILAIYYKEPLYSAIRKVNELEHLAKESGRNALAIGYLTHSGNYYVVIVNWRIFGNDVVYDLLRSFTNERENMKEKISTRFLYEILNGVDKWPNEPDAIIQLLRYELMRHSNLSEEIIRKKLAEILWIARNVRIKLSREDLSSLKIENADAKTISSAIEEVIVDDPEKEEPSDTPDSIIQDTDKLENLWFNAITRKLEKKGISKDSARRISALVLKRQVKGAAILIKILREMGVGA